Proteins encoded within one genomic window of Aurantiacibacter spongiae:
- a CDS encoding transaldolase family protein, translating to MTTHVLQRLARTNPDCEIWWDSSPLVFPSWRAETLAAAPEGKRGDWEEQLDWFYDQKAIDEKGTMGFRGVTTNPPLVLQTVQVDPPRWQARIHDIMKSDRALDVEAVYWQLYLDIVKAGAEAIRPVYDASGGQYGFLSGQVDPRFAEDGERMLREGLQIAAQGPNVMVKIPGSKAGYEVIEELTARGIATNNTSSFAVPQYMRCMAAVTAGLQRARAASVDLSNWRSIVTHMASRLSQKGDWATEAKARGIDLSTKEMRDGEEAVLKRAYWWAKDNDHPSKMLQCSLRIEQHESGQWVSRQIEDFAGSGMVYTCPPSYIARLMELENDFRPLDPDAIRREPDAESLEKLLRLPSFRAAYEFDGMTPDQFSQFGSFQATGTEFATATRATVDFVRAAMEG from the coding sequence ATGACCACGCACGTTCTGCAACGCCTCGCCAGAACCAATCCCGACTGCGAAATCTGGTGGGACAGCTCGCCGCTCGTATTTCCGAGCTGGCGGGCCGAAACGCTGGCGGCCGCGCCGGAGGGCAAGCGCGGCGACTGGGAAGAGCAGCTCGACTGGTTCTATGACCAAAAGGCCATCGACGAGAAGGGAACGATGGGCTTTCGCGGCGTTACCACAAATCCGCCGCTGGTCCTGCAGACCGTACAGGTCGATCCGCCGCGCTGGCAGGCGCGCATCCACGACATCATGAAATCCGACCGTGCGCTCGACGTCGAAGCCGTCTACTGGCAGCTCTACCTCGATATCGTGAAGGCGGGTGCGGAAGCGATCCGGCCGGTCTACGACGCATCGGGAGGACAGTACGGCTTCCTGTCCGGGCAGGTCGATCCGCGGTTTGCCGAGGACGGCGAGCGAATGCTGCGCGAGGGGCTCCAGATCGCCGCGCAGGGACCGAACGTGATGGTCAAGATTCCCGGCTCGAAAGCGGGATACGAAGTCATCGAGGAACTGACCGCGCGCGGTATAGCCACCAACAACACCTCGAGCTTCGCGGTACCGCAGTACATGCGCTGCATGGCTGCCGTGACGGCCGGCCTGCAGCGCGCCCGCGCCGCTTCGGTCGATCTTTCCAACTGGCGATCCATCGTCACGCACATGGCCAGCCGCCTGTCTCAGAAGGGCGACTGGGCAACCGAGGCCAAGGCGCGGGGAATAGACCTGTCGACTAAGGAAATGCGCGACGGGGAAGAGGCCGTGCTGAAGCGCGCCTACTGGTGGGCGAAGGATAACGATCACCCGTCGAAAATGCTGCAATGCTCGCTGCGGATCGAGCAGCACGAAAGCGGGCAGTGGGTAAGCCGCCAGATCGAGGATTTCGCCGGCAGCGGCATGGTCTACACCTGCCCGCCCTCCTACATCGCCCGCCTGATGGAACTGGAGAACGACTTTCGTCCGCTCGATCCGGATGCGATCCGGCGGGAGCCGGATGCGGAAAGCCTCGAAAAGCTGTTGAGGCTTCCGAGCTTTCGCGCGGCGTACGAATTCGACGGCATGACGCCCGACCAGTTCAGCCAGTTCGGCAGTTTTCAGGCGACCGGCACCGAATTTGCCACGGCTACCCGCGCCACGGTCGATTTCGTGCGCGCCGCAATGGAGGGGTGA
- a CDS encoding aminomethyltransferase family protein: MTETLHDLVADAGNVAHWLRNRWQEPSPPSGVPAEFSNWRDEQWAWDHSAALFDLTDELVETRLSGADAASLIGGSIVNSSQNWKEGEGRHCVATNFYGRVIGDGVICRLAEDRFIYTGRSAMASWLEYRATVQSSGIEVARTPALSGQARFQIHGPRAADVVAALGIGDLGSMPSRQSLAAKVGGSRVTAARIDRGGRRGLEIAGPRSERVVLREAIMQAGKSFGLVPVGRRAQASEAISGRRVPNYLPAIHTGELMVDFRKWLRADSREAGLTLGGSFVSDVVDDYYCNPWELGFGKHVCFDHDFPGCETLKDRNPDEERRPVLMRWRAKDVKRLWTSMLAPGGEQYKFFALPVGGYADCQYDALDDADGNTVGLSFLASYDWNRKAVFSLATVDHEVPQGVELDLIWGERAGGTEKACVEPHRQMRVKATVEARL; encoded by the coding sequence ATGACCGAAACGCTGCATGACCTCGTCGCGGATGCGGGCAACGTCGCCCACTGGTTGCGAAACAGGTGGCAAGAACCTTCACCACCATCGGGAGTGCCAGCCGAATTCTCGAACTGGCGCGACGAACAGTGGGCGTGGGATCACAGTGCAGCTCTGTTCGACCTGACGGACGAGCTTGTCGAAACGCGACTGTCCGGCGCGGATGCGGCCTCCCTGATCGGGGGAAGTATCGTCAACTCGTCGCAGAACTGGAAAGAGGGAGAAGGTCGCCATTGTGTCGCGACGAACTTCTACGGCCGCGTCATCGGCGACGGAGTGATCTGCCGCCTCGCGGAGGATCGCTTCATCTATACCGGCCGGTCCGCCATGGCGAGCTGGCTCGAATACCGTGCGACCGTGCAGTCCAGCGGTATCGAGGTCGCGAGGACGCCTGCGCTGTCCGGCCAGGCCAGGTTTCAGATACACGGGCCGCGCGCAGCCGATGTCGTGGCAGCGCTGGGTATCGGTGACCTGGGCAGCATGCCGTCCCGGCAAAGCCTCGCCGCGAAGGTGGGTGGCTCGCGCGTCACCGCCGCGCGGATTGACCGGGGCGGTCGCCGGGGTCTGGAAATCGCCGGGCCGCGTTCCGAACGCGTCGTGCTGCGCGAAGCGATCATGCAGGCTGGAAAATCGTTCGGCCTCGTGCCCGTCGGGCGCAGGGCGCAGGCATCCGAGGCCATATCGGGTCGAAGGGTTCCAAACTACCTGCCCGCGATCCATACCGGCGAGCTGATGGTCGATTTTCGCAAATGGCTGCGCGCCGACTCTCGCGAAGCCGGGCTTACGCTGGGCGGTTCCTTTGTCAGCGACGTCGTCGACGATTACTACTGCAACCCGTGGGAACTGGGGTTCGGGAAGCACGTCTGTTTCGATCACGACTTTCCTGGTTGCGAAACCTTGAAGGATCGCAATCCCGACGAAGAGCGCAGGCCCGTGCTCATGCGGTGGCGGGCGAAGGACGTGAAACGGCTTTGGACCTCGATGCTTGCGCCCGGCGGGGAGCAATACAAGTTCTTCGCCCTTCCGGTCGGCGGTTACGCCGATTGCCAGTACGATGCGCTGGACGATGCTGATGGCAACACCGTCGGACTGTCCTTTCTCGCCAGTTACGACTGGAACCGGAAAGCGGTGTTTTCTCTCGCCACCGTCGATCATGAAGTGCCACAGGGCGTGGAACTCGACCTGATCTGGGGCGAGCGAGCGGGTGGAACCGAGAAAGCGTGTGTAGAGCCGCATAGGCAGATGCGGGTCAAGGCGACGGTCGAAGCGCGCCTTTAA
- a CDS encoding SPFH domain-containing protein, with protein sequence MGFAALAALVFVLLLFLMMGVRVVKQGYVYTIERLGKFTLSAEPGLHLIIPFIDRVGHKINMMEQVLDIPGQEIITKDNAMVGVDAVVFFQVLDAGKAAYEVSGLHNAILALTTTNLRTVMGSMDLDETLSKRDDINARLLSVVDHATSPWGIKITRVEIKDIRPPIDISEAMARQMKAERLKRAEILEAEGDKSSAILRAEGSKQSAILEAEGKRESAFRNAEAREREAEAEAAATRAVSEAIAESGTQALNYFVAQEYTKAVGKFADSPNAKTILFPVEATQLIGTLGGIGELAREVIGDKTGDVGTPIPPQRERATVPRTRTRDTATERQER encoded by the coding sequence ATGGGTTTCGCGGCACTGGCGGCGCTGGTTTTCGTACTTCTCTTGTTCCTGATGATGGGCGTGCGCGTCGTCAAGCAGGGTTACGTCTATACCATTGAACGGCTGGGCAAGTTCACGCTTTCGGCGGAGCCGGGCCTGCACCTCATCATTCCGTTCATCGACCGCGTCGGTCACAAGATCAACATGATGGAACAGGTGCTCGACATACCCGGGCAGGAAATCATCACCAAGGACAACGCGATGGTCGGCGTGGACGCGGTCGTATTCTTCCAGGTGCTCGATGCCGGCAAGGCCGCGTACGAGGTTTCGGGGCTGCACAATGCCATTCTGGCGCTCACGACTACGAACCTGCGTACGGTGATGGGAAGCATGGACCTGGACGAGACATTGTCCAAGCGCGACGATATCAATGCCCGTTTGCTGTCCGTGGTCGACCATGCGACCTCGCCCTGGGGCATCAAGATCACCCGCGTCGAGATCAAGGATATCCGCCCACCCATAGATATATCCGAGGCGATGGCCCGGCAGATGAAGGCCGAACGCCTGAAGCGCGCCGAAATCCTCGAAGCGGAAGGCGACAAGTCCAGTGCGATCCTGCGCGCCGAAGGCTCCAAGCAGTCGGCCATCCTCGAGGCGGAAGGCAAGCGCGAATCCGCATTCCGCAACGCTGAAGCACGCGAACGCGAAGCGGAGGCGGAAGCGGCCGCCACCCGCGCCGTGTCCGAGGCCATTGCAGAAAGCGGGACGCAAGCTCTCAACTACTTCGTGGCACAGGAATATACCAAGGCGGTCGGAAAGTTCGCCGACAGTCCGAACGCCAAGACAATCCTGTTTCCGGTCGAGGCCACACAGCTTATCGGGACGCTGGGCGGCATCGGAGAACTTGCGCGGGAAGTCATCGGCGACAAGACCGGCGATGTCGGAACGCCGATCCCACCACAACGCGAGCGCGCCACGGTCCCGCGTACCCGGACGCGCGACACCGCGACCGAGCGGCAGGAACGATAG
- a CDS encoding NfeD family protein has protein sequence MDFDGIDATWIWVTLGLLLAGLEMIVPGVYLIWMAMAALVTALLVFVSAPPLTLQIISFVFLSLIFAFSAKRFLGRSPIISSDPMLNRKGERLAGEIGTVTQPIEHGSGRVKLGDSEWLARGVDMAAGERVRVKGTEGAILLVEPLNLLVDEGSTVVPDAKGRPSRD, from the coding sequence GTGGATTTCGATGGCATCGACGCCACCTGGATCTGGGTGACGCTGGGCCTGCTCCTGGCAGGTCTCGAGATGATCGTACCGGGGGTCTACCTGATCTGGATGGCGATGGCGGCCCTTGTCACCGCGCTTCTGGTATTCGTATCGGCTCCGCCCCTCACGCTGCAGATCATCAGCTTCGTGTTCCTGTCGCTGATCTTCGCTTTCTCGGCGAAGCGCTTCCTCGGTCGCTCCCCGATCATCAGTTCTGACCCCATGCTCAATCGCAAGGGGGAGCGCCTCGCCGGGGAAATCGGCACGGTCACGCAACCGATCGAACACGGCAGTGGCCGGGTGAAACTTGGCGACAGCGAATGGCTTGCGCGCGGAGTGGACATGGCGGCGGGAGAACGCGTGCGGGTCAAGGGAACGGAAGGCGCGATCCTTCTGGTCGAACCGCTTAATCTGCTAGTTGACGAGGGCAGCACGGTAGTTCCCGATGCGAAGGGCAGGCCTTCGCGCGATTGA
- a CDS encoding NAD(P)H-dependent flavin oxidoreductase yields the protein MSTYPKTQALMARGRDFLGSDHAIMCGAMSWVSERNLVAAISNGGGFGVIACGAMTPELLDAEITGTKALTDRPFGVNLITMHPDLGDLIAICVKHEVGHVVLAGGVPPRCSVEAIKQSGAKVVVFAPTLALAKKLLRSGADALVIEGMEAGGHIGPVSTSVLAQEFLPALAKEHLVFVAGGIGRGEAIAGYLEMGAAGVQLGTRFACASESIAHDRFKQAFFRANARDAVASVQVDARLPVIPVRALKNKGTEEFTAKQREVAGVLDREEIAMAEAQLQIEHYWAGALRRAVIDGDTENGSLMAGQSVGMVKEEEPAAQIIARLMEESETALTRR from the coding sequence GCTCCGACCATGCGATCATGTGTGGAGCGATGAGCTGGGTATCGGAACGCAACCTCGTTGCAGCTATCAGCAATGGCGGCGGCTTCGGGGTGATCGCCTGCGGTGCGATGACCCCCGAATTGCTGGACGCCGAAATTACCGGCACGAAGGCGCTGACCGACCGACCCTTCGGCGTGAACCTCATCACCATGCATCCCGATCTCGGCGACCTGATCGCCATCTGCGTGAAGCATGAAGTCGGGCATGTCGTTCTGGCCGGCGGAGTGCCCCCGCGTTGCAGCGTCGAAGCGATCAAGCAGAGCGGGGCCAAGGTCGTCGTCTTCGCGCCGACGCTGGCCCTGGCGAAAAAGCTGCTGCGCTCGGGTGCGGATGCGCTCGTCATCGAGGGGATGGAGGCCGGCGGTCATATCGGTCCGGTATCGACCAGCGTTCTGGCACAGGAATTCCTGCCCGCGCTGGCGAAGGAACATCTCGTCTTCGTCGCTGGCGGGATCGGTCGCGGGGAAGCGATAGCCGGCTACCTGGAAATGGGCGCGGCCGGTGTACAGCTGGGAACCCGCTTCGCCTGCGCCAGCGAGAGCATTGCGCATGACAGGTTCAAGCAGGCATTCTTCCGTGCCAACGCGCGCGATGCGGTCGCTTCGGTCCAGGTCGATGCCCGGCTGCCGGTCATTCCGGTACGCGCGCTGAAGAACAAGGGCACCGAGGAGTTTACTGCAAAACAGCGCGAAGTCGCCGGCGTTCTCGACCGTGAGGAAATCGCCATGGCCGAGGCGCAGTTGCAGATCGAGCATTACTGGGCCGGGGCGTTACGCCGGGCGGTCATCGACGGTGATACCGAGAACGGTTCGCTGATGGCCGGTCAGTCGGTCGGAATGGTGAAGGAGGAAGAGCCCGCCGCACAGATAATCGCTCGCCTCATGGAAGAAAGCGAGACGGCGCTGACGCGGCGGTAG
- a CDS encoding AMP-binding protein, with amino-acid sequence MAERRLTRSYCDWFADEAILDCTIGGLLRKQAGRTPDDHALVEGLSDGTAGRRWTYAELLHDADRLARSMVSRYRKGERVAVWAPNIPEWVIIEYAAALAGLTLVTVNPAYQKRELDYILRQSGSAGLFLIEEFRGNRMGEIARGVAGGIPHLREVIDMRDEAAFFGGGDEAASTLPEIATSDPAQIQYTSGTTGFPKGVVLSHRNLANNARLFVESGELEGGATIGLTPLFHTMGCSMSVLGSMQVGATYVPLVGFDPDAALDLMESEKVVWTISVPTMAMAMIEAQRKRPRDLSALRVIGVGGAMVAPELVRAAREVLGAEIRVAYGQTESSPLITTCRPGDSDEDIAGTIGRPASGCEVGIFDPESGDVLPCDTVGEIRARSYATMIGYNDDPEATAAAIDGEGWLHTGDLGRMDDRGFVTITGRVREMIIRGGENLFPAEIENVLLEHPDVAECAVVGVPDERFGEGVAAFVRTVDDRPLDVEALRAHCRAQISAQKCPAHWERVREFPLTGSGKIRKFKLREQWEAEHRVAPPQEEDA; translated from the coding sequence GTGGCCGAACGACGGCTGACGCGCAGCTATTGCGACTGGTTCGCCGATGAGGCGATACTCGATTGCACCATCGGCGGCCTGCTGAGGAAACAGGCTGGCCGGACCCCCGACGACCACGCGCTCGTCGAGGGACTTTCCGACGGAACGGCCGGGCGACGCTGGACCTATGCCGAACTGCTGCACGACGCCGACCGTCTGGCGCGTTCGATGGTGTCTCGATACCGGAAGGGAGAGCGCGTGGCGGTCTGGGCCCCGAATATCCCGGAATGGGTAATCATCGAATATGCCGCGGCGCTTGCCGGACTGACCCTGGTAACGGTCAATCCCGCCTATCAGAAGCGCGAGCTCGACTACATCCTGCGCCAGTCCGGCTCCGCGGGACTTTTCCTGATCGAGGAGTTTCGCGGCAATCGGATGGGAGAAATCGCCCGGGGCGTCGCAGGCGGTATTCCTCACCTGCGCGAAGTGATCGACATGCGCGACGAGGCGGCCTTCTTCGGGGGCGGGGACGAGGCGGCCAGCACCCTTCCCGAAATCGCGACGAGCGACCCGGCGCAGATACAGTACACATCGGGCACGACCGGCTTTCCCAAGGGCGTGGTCCTGTCGCACCGCAACCTTGCCAACAACGCGCGCCTGTTCGTCGAGAGCGGCGAGTTGGAGGGCGGGGCGACCATCGGGCTGACGCCGCTGTTCCACACGATGGGCTGTTCCATGTCCGTACTGGGGTCCATGCAGGTCGGCGCGACCTATGTGCCGCTGGTAGGCTTCGATCCGGACGCCGCGCTTGACCTCATGGAAAGCGAGAAGGTCGTGTGGACGATATCCGTTCCCACCATGGCGATGGCGATGATCGAGGCGCAGCGAAAACGTCCGCGCGATCTTTCAGCGCTTCGGGTGATCGGCGTCGGCGGGGCGATGGTCGCTCCCGAACTGGTCCGCGCCGCGCGCGAGGTGCTCGGTGCGGAAATACGCGTCGCCTACGGCCAGACCGAAAGCAGTCCGCTCATAACAACCTGCCGGCCCGGCGACTCGGACGAGGACATCGCCGGCACCATCGGGCGACCGGCATCAGGTTGCGAGGTAGGGATTTTCGATCCGGAATCGGGTGATGTCCTCCCCTGTGACACGGTCGGGGAGATCCGTGCGCGCAGCTATGCCACCATGATAGGCTACAATGACGATCCCGAAGCGACGGCTGCCGCCATCGATGGCGAAGGCTGGCTGCATACCGGTGATCTTGGGCGTATGGACGATCGGGGATTCGTCACCATTACCGGCCGCGTGCGCGAAATGATCATCCGCGGCGGTGAGAACCTGTTTCCGGCGGAAATCGAGAATGTCCTGCTCGAACATCCCGATGTGGCCGAATGCGCGGTAGTCGGCGTGCCGGACGAGCGGTTTGGTGAGGGGGTCGCGGCCTTCGTTCGCACCGTAGACGACCGACCGCTGGACGTGGAAGCCCTTCGCGCGCATTGCCGGGCCCAGATTTCCGCGCAGAAATGCCCTGCTCACTGGGAGCGGGTGCGGGAATTCCCGCTGACCGGTTCGGGCAAGATCAGGAAGTTCAAGCTGCGCGAGCAGTGGGAGGCGGAGCATCGTGTCGCACCGCCGCAGGAGGAGGACGCCTGA
- a CDS encoding dienelactone hydrolase family protein — translation MGVTKDGGFNRRQFAVIGALAGAGSTLAACAPIAGPGRGELVQQNVSFSAPGGTFDGVFIHPAEGSWPAVVLWPDIAGLRPAPIEMGRRLAQSGYAVLVGNPYYRNVAGQQFADFEEFRTENGFEKVGPWRADNSNENVMATTRALVSWLDGQAAVDANSGIGIQGYCMTGGWSIIGAAAVPGRVKAAASFHGGGLVGDAASAPVNLLDDMANGAGALIAIARNDDADNPEAKTLLRDAGEKSAASVEVEVYDGDHGWTVLDSPAYAQGEAERAWTALLRLYRDEL, via the coding sequence ATGGGCGTGACAAAGGATGGCGGTTTCAATCGCCGACAGTTTGCGGTGATCGGCGCGCTCGCGGGTGCTGGCAGCACCTTGGCGGCCTGCGCGCCGATCGCCGGCCCCGGTAGAGGCGAGCTTGTTCAGCAGAACGTGAGTTTCTCGGCCCCCGGCGGGACGTTCGACGGCGTGTTCATCCATCCGGCAGAGGGTAGCTGGCCCGCTGTGGTCCTGTGGCCCGATATTGCCGGATTGCGACCGGCCCCGATCGAAATGGGTCGCAGGCTGGCACAGTCGGGTTATGCCGTTCTGGTCGGCAACCCCTATTACCGGAACGTCGCCGGACAGCAGTTCGCCGACTTCGAGGAGTTTCGCACGGAGAACGGTTTCGAGAAGGTCGGGCCGTGGCGGGCCGACAATTCCAACGAGAACGTCATGGCGACGACCCGGGCGCTAGTGTCGTGGCTCGACGGGCAGGCGGCCGTCGACGCCAATTCCGGCATCGGCATCCAGGGGTACTGTATGACCGGGGGGTGGTCCATCATCGGGGCGGCAGCGGTGCCGGGGCGGGTAAAGGCGGCCGCCAGCTTCCACGGCGGTGGCCTCGTGGGCGATGCGGCGTCGGCGCCCGTCAACCTGCTGGATGACATGGCCAACGGTGCAGGGGCATTGATAGCGATCGCACGAAACGACGATGCCGACAATCCGGAGGCGAAAACGCTGCTGCGCGATGCGGGCGAGAAGTCCGCAGCCAGTGTCGAGGTGGAGGTCTACGATGGCGACCACGGCTGGACCGTGCTCGACAGTCCCGCCTATGCCCAGGGCGAGGCGGAGCGCGCATGGACCGCGTTGCTGCGACTTTACCGGGACGAACTCTAA
- a CDS encoding L,D-transpeptidase family protein, translating to MRLAAAAASLTFLAVPCAASAQAEATPDTARTSVAPSNDAVARAIRAEARGRIGGFYAARGFWPLWVENGRLSSAAEAFVSLVESAEADGLRPRDYDPEGLVRLIEAARSGEPRDLARAELRLSRGFSQFALDMARPNRETTYYDDAVRPGNERPEEILRRAALAEDFTAYIAGIEWMSPYYVGLRKALIDASPRTGADRAPAIVYNGPLLRVGDQNLRVLQLRRRLGLPAGDTFDTDLRDALADFQRSHGLTADGVLGPQTVAALNTAAVSRPGNITTLRENLERARELPGPWTKHIVVNAAAARLAYFDEGEEQGAMKVVVGTPQTPTPMMAGMLRYATLNPYWNVPVNLVQKTIAPAVLRGASLDAMGYEALSDWSADARVIDPSTVDWRAAAAGRAQVRVRELPGSGNAMGSVKYQFPNDQGIYLHDTDNRALFAEDRRQRSNGCVRLEDASELGRWLFGSMPAADGSAPEQHVALPRGVPVFLTYLTAVPREDGTIAYYDDVYGRDGGRARLASTD from the coding sequence GTGAGGCTCGCCGCTGCAGCGGCGAGCCTCACCTTTCTCGCCGTTCCATGCGCCGCCTCTGCGCAGGCCGAAGCGACGCCGGACACGGCGAGAACCAGTGTGGCCCCTTCGAACGATGCCGTCGCGCGGGCGATACGTGCCGAGGCGCGCGGTCGCATCGGCGGTTTCTACGCGGCCCGCGGCTTCTGGCCGCTTTGGGTGGAAAATGGTCGCCTGTCTTCTGCGGCAGAGGCATTCGTATCGCTGGTCGAGAGCGCCGAGGCCGACGGTTTGCGACCACGCGATTACGATCCCGAAGGACTGGTGCGGCTGATCGAGGCGGCTCGCTCCGGCGAGCCGCGTGACCTCGCGCGTGCCGAACTCCGGCTGTCACGTGGCTTCTCGCAGTTCGCCCTGGATATGGCCCGCCCCAACCGGGAAACGACCTATTACGACGATGCCGTGCGTCCCGGGAACGAGAGGCCCGAAGAAATCCTTCGCCGTGCTGCGCTCGCGGAAGACTTTACGGCCTATATCGCCGGCATCGAATGGATGAGCCCCTATTACGTGGGTTTGCGCAAGGCGCTGATCGACGCCAGCCCCCGAACGGGCGCGGACCGCGCTCCGGCGATCGTCTATAACGGGCCGCTCCTGCGCGTTGGAGATCAGAACCTTCGTGTGCTGCAATTGCGCCGGAGGCTCGGGCTGCCGGCGGGCGATACCTTCGATACCGACTTGCGCGATGCGCTGGCGGACTTCCAGCGCTCGCACGGACTTACTGCCGATGGCGTGCTGGGCCCGCAGACGGTCGCCGCTCTCAACACCGCCGCGGTTTCGCGACCCGGCAACATCACGACGCTGCGGGAAAATCTCGAGCGGGCGCGCGAATTGCCCGGGCCGTGGACCAAGCATATCGTCGTAAACGCCGCTGCCGCGCGTCTCGCCTATTTCGACGAAGGCGAAGAGCAGGGTGCAATGAAGGTCGTCGTGGGCACGCCCCAGACCCCCACGCCGATGATGGCCGGAATGCTTCGGTACGCGACGCTCAATCCTTACTGGAACGTCCCTGTCAATCTCGTGCAAAAGACGATCGCGCCCGCCGTCCTGCGCGGGGCATCGCTTGACGCGATGGGGTACGAGGCTCTGTCCGACTGGAGCGCGGATGCCCGCGTGATCGATCCCTCGACCGTAGACTGGCGCGCAGCGGCCGCGGGCCGGGCGCAGGTTCGCGTTCGCGAACTACCGGGTAGCGGGAACGCGATGGGCAGCGTCAAGTATCAGTTTCCCAACGATCAGGGCATCTATCTCCACGATACGGACAATCGCGCGCTGTTTGCCGAGGATCGGCGCCAGCGAAGCAACGGTTGCGTCCGGCTCGAGGATGCGAGCGAACTCGGGCGCTGGCTGTTCGGTTCGATGCCGGCGGCGGATGGAAGCGCGCCGGAACAGCACGTCGCCCTGCCCCGGGGCGTTCCGGTTTTCCTCACCTACCTGACCGCTGTGCCGCGCGAAGACGGAACGATTGCCTATTACGACGACGTCTATGGCCGGGATGGCGGACGCGCGCGGCTCGCCTCGACCGACTGA
- a CDS encoding complex I NDUFA9 subunit family protein — protein sequence MPRAVEPERLAEDRIMAKISPLADKLVVLIGGSGFIGTHVAQDLLERGARVRIAAREPEKAFKLKPLANLGQLQFARCDVTNASSIEACMRGADAAVYLVGTFGANQRIIQARGARDAARAAAEMGASRFVYVSAIGADAQSDTGYYATKGRGEDLVLEAFPDATIIRPSVVFGEEGGMIPMFADMIQVAPVLPVFGADSPMQPVWVDDLAQAIGNALADPRTHGGKVYEAAGPQRLTMLQINRMIAEGQDRNRTFLPVPGPLAKMIAALPLAPINGDQLAMLKRGNVASSDIRQIGELGVDPKPLSLFLDRWMVRYRKHGRFSDKRATM from the coding sequence GTGCCAAGGGCGGTCGAACCCGAACGGCTCGCCGAGGACCGCATCATGGCCAAGATTTCCCCGCTCGCAGACAAGCTCGTCGTCCTTATCGGCGGCAGCGGTTTCATCGGAACCCATGTCGCACAGGATCTGCTCGAGCGTGGTGCCCGCGTGCGTATCGCCGCGCGCGAGCCGGAAAAGGCCTTCAAGCTCAAGCCGCTCGCCAATCTCGGTCAGTTGCAGTTCGCCCGCTGCGACGTGACGAACGCTAGCAGCATCGAAGCCTGCATGCGCGGGGCGGATGCTGCGGTCTATCTGGTGGGCACGTTCGGGGCCAACCAGCGCATTATCCAGGCTCGCGGCGCGCGCGACGCGGCGCGCGCGGCAGCCGAGATGGGTGCCAGCCGGTTCGTGTACGTATCGGCCATCGGCGCCGATGCCCAAAGCGACACCGGTTATTACGCTACGAAGGGCAGGGGCGAGGACCTTGTTCTCGAGGCCTTCCCCGATGCGACGATCATCCGCCCCTCCGTCGTGTTCGGAGAGGAAGGCGGAATGATCCCGATGTTCGCGGACATGATCCAGGTGGCGCCGGTACTGCCGGTTTTCGGTGCCGATTCGCCCATGCAGCCTGTCTGGGTGGACGATCTGGCGCAGGCCATCGGGAACGCACTGGCCGATCCGCGGACGCATGGCGGAAAGGTTTACGAAGCGGCGGGGCCGCAAAGGCTCACCATGTTGCAGATCAACCGGATGATAGCCGAAGGGCAGGATCGCAACCGCACCTTCCTGCCGGTGCCCGGGCCGCTGGCGAAAATGATCGCCGCGCTGCCGCTGGCTCCGATAAACGGCGACCAGCTTGCGATGCTCAAGCGAGGGAACGTCGCAAGCTCGGACATCAGGCAGATCGGTGAACTAGGCGTCGACCCGAAACCGCTTTCCCTGTTTCTCGACCGGTGGATGGTGCGCTATCGCAAGCATGGGCGTTTTTCGGACAAGCGCGCAACCATGTGA